The genomic DNA TTCAACTCTTTCGACTGGGGCCAATTTTCTCGATTTGGTTTGGCTCGGTCAGTtcaaaatttggtttggttcaattttgGGATAttgaatcatataaaaatgaTGTTTGTTCATATTAAAAGCTTaataattatcttttgttttgggaGATTAGATATTATAGTATGAGATTagatattttacattatttggTAAACACTTTGTCAATTGATTGTGTTATTTATTCTATCAATTACTTTGAAATACAAAATATGGTGACAAGTTTCATTGTTATAGTACAAATTACAAAATGACAAATTTGAAGTATAtcataatgatatataaatccatatcaaaatcaagtaattagatttaaaaatgtatattaaaattacatCCATGTTTTACACTCCACTCCATGAACCAAtaacttcttcttattttttccgCTATATTCTAGAGCAACTAATtaggtaaaaaaataaacaatgtgagacaaatataattaagtttaatgTTAGACACGAACATTTTACATGGTAATTACAATTTTGACATCCAGTTTTCACTTACgtgtgttttatattttatgaagtCCAAAAAAATGAACCAAATGATACCATGATTAACAATTTAACAATACTggtctacaaacaaaaaatcatagtATTTGCATTTTGTCATGGTGATTCTTTTGTATTGAGTTTCTTTGTTGTGTAAACGAAAGAGGTGATTGATTTCAGAAGCAGCTGCAGCTTTGGTCTCACGTGAGAAACTAGTTTGTTGCTGTAAAAATTGGATGATTGGATCAAAGTTATTATTTAGgtggattttattttattttggccAGTTATTGTGATTGTGAATGCTGTTTGTTTTTCTCACATATGACAACAAAATATGGAAATTGAATGAGGTGTACACTGAGCTAAGATTACAGTTACAAGAAAATTTAGCAACTGTAAAgagaaagatattttttaagttcattataagagggtaaaaatgatgatacaaatattttgaaACGCATAAATACAATTTTCATTTCAGATTATAGAcaacttgtaagttgtaactagcATATATAGTAAATTCTTCATAACTACGAACCTTTGAATTAACAATGATTGTTCtcactctttttgttttttatttttactaaatttcttttaacaaatatctaattgtttctttttttaaagatCTTTGTTAAatctttgttctctctctctcgcattTGAGACAATAGCGagtgacgacaaaaaaaaaataccagcCAAGAAACGTACACACAGTCAGAGTtcttttaaaagaacaaaatctttttttcttttcttagacGCGTACACGTGTTCAGTTCGTTAATTCGAtccaaaataaaccaaatcaaaatatcatttgaaaaccgtaacatatcttAATACTGTATGGTTTTAATGgatcaattttcttttatccaAGAAAGTGAAtctgaatttaaaaaaaaaaaaaaaaaaaaaaaagacgatcTACACTCTACAGTTAACTAAAGATATATTTAACTAAAATCTGaattagaattaaaaattaaaactgttACCATATCAAACAATCCATTGTATACGctattgttttagtttgataCCAATATGGCAATATCCACATATCAAACTATATACCAATATTGTTATATAGTTTCGATACCAATATTCATAAATAtaagatccaaaaaaaacaaccgAGGTACTCAAATATTTAGGATTTatgttatgtgtttttttttccttttattaaaattttaaaggcGACAAATGTTCTTATCCAGCAAATGGCTATTTAGTAAAAACGAGTCAAACCTATTTCATTTTTCCATAATATGGCtacccgttttttttttgtcttcttcttcttcttcttcttcttcttcttttttggaatCGCCATGGATGAGGAAATCGTTTGCCTCTGCTTCCTCTCTTCCAGTGTTCAAAGTAATCTGTCTTACtaaaaaagagaggaagataatgagagagagatcaaaagCTCGAACTCTCCGcaccaaaatacaaaaacagaaacacgatgagaaaaaaaaattgctcttTGATGACTGGAAGGATGAAAAGCATATCACGTTCAAAGATGGGAAAAGCAGTGAAGAGATTGTTGCTATGAAAAAAGGGGAATTCGAGATCTATGTGACTGAgaaaggagaaacagagaagaagaccaaaaagaagaagaagaaggtgatgaaGCCGAAGGTTGGAATAAAGATGAAGCCGAAGGTtgcaatgaagaagaaggttgcAGTAAACCCGCCAATGAAGAAAGAAGGTTGCTTGTCGCCGATGAACACAGCGGGAGAAGATTCGTCCGGTGGCAATGAACCCAGTGATGGCTTGTCGCCGGTGAACACAGCGGGGGAAGATTCGTCCGGTGGCAATCAACCCAGTGATGGCTTGTCGCCGGTGAACACAGCGGGAGAAGACTCGTCCGGTGGCAATCAACCCAGTGATGGCTTGTCGCCGGTGAACACAGCGGGAGAAGACTCGTCCGGTGAAGTTTAATAATGATTGTGTTCTACGGTGAAGAAACTCAGACCGGAAAGTAAAAACATTTGAgaaagtttcttgttttgtcGTGGTGTTTTGTTTATTGTGATGTTCTGTTTTGTGGTACTgtgatgtttttttaataatatagattggGGTTAAGTTGGTCGATTACAGTATTGTTTTGTGATTTCATGGTTAATATAGCACTTCCATGATTAATGGGAGACGAATACACAAATTCTAGTGTGTAGAAGCTTCCCTTTGGTCTTTGTCAGTTTGGTAAGGTTCTGAAATCTCAAACTCTGCAACTTGGGATTGGGGAGATCCCATGATACAATGAGGTGGCCTCCAGATCCGGGAATGCTGAACATATCGTCTTTCTTGGAATACATGACACGAGAGGAGAAGAAACATTGGTTTCCGATTCTGACATTGACCCACTTGGAGTTAAGTTGAGCCGGTCTGCAAAAGCTGAGCTGAGGACCCAAAAACTTGACAGCCACACCACATTCCTCATCCTctggagaagatgaagacatTGACACGTTGGTGAATGCGTTTTGGGTCTGAATCCGATGCAACCGGGATTAGATCATCTTGGACTTGGAGGCGCAATATGAAACAAGGAGGGGTGTGCAGCAACGAACTTGAGAAGCCATTATTAGAGGGAAGAGGAGAGGATCTCACCAACACAGGTCTCCGAAAGCAGAGGCTCGAGGGCTGGTTCACAAGCAGAGACTCTTTAGCGAGAAACAGAGGATAagcaaagaaaaggaaacaaaaccctaattggtGTAATACAGAGGAAGAGACTTGCCCACCAAGAATCTCTATAAAATAGGATCCAACACAATCTTAATTGGATTTCATTTTAATTACAGCCAAACCCTCCATTtctagttttactttctttgcGCCCCATGATTTTATTTCCATAGAGAATGTAAAAAATTggtctgatttttttgttgcataTAATGTATAGTAGTACGTAGTAACTTAAATTCCTCTCCATGTCAAATAGTTTCAGTTTGATGATTAATATCTTCatatttactaaaataattattaaggCTGATCAATGATTTTGACCCCAAAAGAAAGGGTTGGATTCGGACTAATGCATACATGATAACATCAACTTTGATTAATTCACTGAATTGCATAGTTGAAGATGCTATGTTACTACTGTTAATGTacattctttcttcttcttttttagtcATAAAGTTTATCAATGATAGAAATTATAAACGACTATTATGTGTAATCAATAATGTGTGTGGAAGAAATGAGTGGAATCACAtacataaattttgatatagaactgccaaaaacaaaaacaaaaaagttttaattatttatggaAGTGGATTTCAGTTTTCacgtattttgtattttcaaattgtTATTTTCGGAATACACAATTATACacttttaaatattacattattattaattgagtaatttaatagcaaagaaaagtaaaaaaaaaagtatattttagtattttactctcctcctctgcttcttcttcttcttctccaaaacttTCAGTTTCGATCTCcagaaaagtttgaaacttttcGTCGAATTAGATGGGAAGCGGAAGATATTTAGAGGACCCTTTAACATTTACCAGAAACCCACCTTACTCGTCGTCTCCCATCACCGAATCTAGCTTTCTCGAAGAATCGATATCTCGCTCTGGAAGCTACGAGAGTGAGAGCTTGCGAGGAGGAGATGCTGAGAGCATTAGCGACGCTGATTTCGGACTCGAGAGGCTCTCCGGGACCGTACAGTTCTACGAGAGGCATGTCTTCTTGTGCTACAAAAAAACCCTCTGTTTGGCCAGTGAGGATCGAAGCGTCTGAGTTCGATCGGTTACCGAGGCTTCTCTCTTCCGCTGTATCGGCGAGGAAGAGTAGTATGACGAAAGAGGTAACTTTGTTTCGGATcccttttttgaattttgaagtttCAGAATCTACTGTGATTTGTAAGTTAACTTAGGTCTGATCATATCTGTAATTTTTATCTACATTTGTATGTGAGTCTTAACATAGGGAAGACTTCAGAGTAAGGGTTTCGTCAGTGAACCCCCCTAAATAAGCAGTATGAGTAAAAAAGgcgtttctttgtttttgtatagtgaagagtttcttaaaTCTCAGTGAGGATATTTGGGATTTTTCTTAGAGTCAGAATTGTATTGTTAAGATTCTATGTGTTACAGTTTAGGAACTCGTTGATTCGTTTTGTAGATAAAGTTTTAGAAACACACAATTCTAGTGTCTTTGAAGGAAACCTTACAATGTGGCTTGTTATGATCTTGCGCATCAGTTATAAACTatcttttgtgtcttttggATGTCTTcctgatgttttgtttttaaaaatgtttcgGTTGAATTGCAGACTCTACTCACAATATGCGAGGGACATGATGGAACAGAGACATCAAATGAGgatgttttgatttttccagATATGATCAGATAcaggtactactactactactactactcacTCAGTAAGATATTGTAATTGATGATTTTTGAGAAACAGTAACTCATTTTggaagtttcaaaaaaaaaaaaaatgcagaaggTTGACTCATTTTGATGTGGACACATTTGTTGAAGAGGTGCTTGTGAAGGGTGTTGAGTCGTTGCCTGGAAATCCTGAGTCTCTAAGCGGTTCATATGTCTTTATATGTTGTCATGGGTCCCGAGACCGGCGATGTGGAGTTTGTGGACCATCTTTGGTTAGTCGATTCAGAGAGGAAATTGAACTATGTGGTCTTGGTGATGAAGTTTCGATCAGCCCTTGTTCTCACATCGGTGGTCACAGATACACAGGAGATGTTATCATCTATGGATTAAACATCAACCAGAATGTCACAGGACACTGGTAAGTAAAACAAGGCTGTTTTGGAGTAAATGATATAAATGTGCAACCATAAAGGGttagttaattttattgtaGTCTTAAACGAATTGGTCTCTAGAAAATTAAGAAAGAGAATAATATGTGTTCCTTCTATCcgatttttaacttttaactgaTTCCTGTCTCTCTCTTAGGTATGGATGTGTGATTTTTAGAAGATGTACCTCTTTTGTTGGAGCAACACATTAACAATGGCGTAATTGTAGACCGGCTTTGGAGGTAATATAAGATCAAAGCTtcttgatttagattttagacAGTCTCTTAAATTTTCTGGCCTTTAAACAACACTTTATTGACTGTTTTCCAGGGGTGAAATGGGTCTGTTAGAAGAAGATCAGaagaaaactcaagaacaaaggCTCCAATTAAACAGCGTCGAGATCAGCAACAGAGAGGTGACACAAGAATCAGATAATGATTGTATCTGTTTCCAACAAAATGGGAACTCTAACTGTTTGGGGGAGAATCACACAGAGAAAAATACCTCGGAAAGAGTAACCTCTGTAAAAAACGCATCTTTTCGGATAAGTAGCAGCGAGAATGTATCTTCTTGTGGATTCAAGGTTTGTGCTGCGATGTCAATGTGGTTGGAGAATTGGGAGAAAGAAGATACATATGCTGCTTTAGCTGTTGCTTGTGCTGCTGCATCTGTGGCTATTGCTTATAACTGCTATAAACAATTGAAATGAAGCAATGTGTTTTatatctagcttcttcaatgcAATGGTAATTATCTCAGTCTTTAGACTAGATCTTTCCTCTTCGTCTGTAGAAATTTATTTAGAAGAGGGTCTTAACTTTTATGTAAGAACTGattgttaatataaatataatccattttgtaagaaattacgGGTGTGTGTTTGAATAAAGATCAATGGAAGGCAAAACATTGAGGTTTTTGATATTGTGTATTAGCGATTGTCAAAGGTTCGTGTCTAACATTAAACTCAAGAAGATGGTACAAAGGCTGTCTCACATTTTTGAAGAATGATTTACAAATCTCATAACTTTTTCCAAGACGtgaaaaatataacaacaaggaagaaaaaaaaaaaaaacacatttttcgAAAACACTAAACAGAATTTGCAAAGAAACAATAGGAGGAGAATCAGCAAACTGTGGAAACAGTATCTTTCAGATGAAATCAAACTCAAGATAGTTACTCTGATCAGATCTCACACTAGACGACGCAGCAGCCGGTACAGTAGGATTAGGATTCACCGGTTCAACATCTACCGGTTTAGGAATCTCCGGTGGACTGGCACACCGAACCAGAGCCCAGTTCACTCCTTCAAAGAAAGGATGTTGCTTTATCTCTGTTGCTCCACGCTTATAAGCTAACCTATGTTGTGCTTCTTTCACAAGCAAACTAACCTATGTTGTGCTTCTTTCACAAGCAAACTCTTTAGAAAAATGTTGATTTGTTTGTGATAATTAAGGTTTCGGAATACACAAATTATAGTGTCTACTTACAATGTGGCCTCTTATGATCGATCTTGCATCAATTATGAAATCTCTATTGTTGTCTTTCCAGGTTTCTCCCTGATTGTTTTTATTGGATTCCCATTTAATTGCAGTCTTTAACTACAGTAGGAAAAAAACCTATTACCCAAAAGCAGACTCAATTCAAAACCATGatgttaatattaatatatatattactatcgTTTGCAGAGAGACTAAAGTCGAACTAAGTAAGGAAACCGTTcctagattaaaaaaaaaactacattgaTCGACCAATGACCATGGTAAGTGGCCGCGAAGAAAATAAAGGACTCAGTTCAAAACTACAATACTAATCTAGTTCTTGGGGTGGAATAAGGTAATTGTTTCTGCATGTAGGTATCACATCAGTAACGATGGTGGAATCACTCAGATGGACATCACCGATTTCGTCACCATCATAGAGTGTGACTTTGTTAGGGCACATGCCGGGAAAAGAGCTAGCAGAGACACAGAAAGGTTCAGACTTTGAGAGAAATATGCAGAGATCTCCAATGTCTTTAGTGTAAACAGCGTTTCCTTCTTCGTCTAGCTTGAACACCATCAAagcttttgttttcattttggcATTACCATTGATGATCTTGCCACAAGACTTCTTATACCATTTAAGCAAGAAAGTTTCACCAGCTGGTGACTCAACCAAGAGTTCACTCTTGCAGCACGAATCCAGAAGCTTCCCTTTGGTCTTTGTCAGTTTGGGAAGTTTTTGAAATCTCAAACTCTGCAACTTGGGATTGGGGAGCTTATCTGTACGGAGATCCCATGATCCAATGAGGTGGCCTCCAGATCCGGGAATGCGAAACATATCGTCTTTCTTGGAATACATAACACGAGAGGAGAAGAAACATTGGTGTCCGATTCTGACATTGATCCACTTGGAGTTAAGTTGAGCCGGTCTGCAAAAGCTGAGTTGAGGACCCAAAAACTTGACAGCCACAACACAGTCCTCATCCTctggagaagatgaagacatTGACACGTTGGTGACAATTTGAGTTTGGCAATGAGGAAGCGTTACCATAGGAGGCAGGGGAATGCGCTTTGGGTCTGAATCCGATGCAACCGGGTTTAGATCATCTTGGAGGCGCAATATGCCATCGTCCTTCAAAGTAGCTATCCAGCCATGGGATGACCCGATCGTTACAATTTCATCGTAAAACAACTCCACAGGCACCTTCTTATCCAAAGTAGTGCAGTCACGTCCATTAAAATTCATAATCACGAGTTTTCCCTCTTTCCGAGGTCTTGCTCCACAGGGATCAACGCTGAAGATGAAACAAGGAGGGGTATGAAGCAAGGAACTTGAGAAGCCATTATTAGAGGGAAGAGGAGAGGATCTCACCAACACAGGTCTCCGAAAGCAGAGGCTCGAGGGCTGGTTCACAAGCAGAGACATTAATAAATGTTCTTTAGCGAGAAACAGAGGATTagcaaagaaaaggaaacaaaaccctaattggtgtaatacagaggaagaagagactTGCCCACCACGAATCTCTATAAAATAGGATCCAACACAATCCTAATTGGATTTCATTTTAATTGCAGTCAAACCCTCAATTtctagtttttctttcttttcctcccCCATGATTTAAATTTCCATATAAAAATGATGTTTGTTCATATTAAAAGCTTaataattatcttttgttttggagaagtcgtttttagaacaaatatatttaaggaagaaattaaataaatgattatacaaaaaaatttgatcaaACTATAATAACGATTTAATTGAGCAcaatgtgtaaaaaaaatattcatctaTATTTTGATCTGTTTCCCACATTtgaaacttaaaattcaaaaaataatacaaatgtaatatcaagtttttttaattcttagAGCTCACATGAAATTTATTGGAAAACATGATCACAACATCAAGTTTTCCAACAATAAATAatctttattaaatatatataccaatcTGATAACTAAATCAATAGgcattcttatatatataatttgcatATTACATGATTATCTGATTACATTTGTTTGATCCCATTTTGTTTATATACGTCTCtcctctttaatttgttttcctttattaGAAAACACCTTGAATGGTCCACATAATGTATAATAAGATTGAGGTATTTCTCTTTGTGCACAATAAGAACATCTCCAATCtacatctaaatatatataccaatcTGATAACTAAATTAATAGgcattcttatatatatatatatatatatataatttgcatATTACATGATTATTTGGTTACATTTGTTCGATCCCATTAAATAAATACATGTAAATGTTGGAACAGTCGAccagactagagagagagacagagaggcaGATGCAGTCACGCCGCCTGTGTCTACTCTGTCAGAAACCTCAAAGAGAGGGGAACACAATCCCAATGTCACAATGagattcattttttaatttctctctttctctctttttctctccctctcagatgcttcttttttttttttttgtattgttatcTTGtttacaacaacaagaaaaaactaaacccaCGTAGATACATTTGTGAATGGTCCATACAACATAATAATCAGATTCAGATATCTCTAGGTGCACAATAAGCCAAGAGCAGCGGACTTGTACAATTTTATACACTTTCTGATATACACTTTCTACCTTTGAGTCTTTCACCTCATAGTCTTGAAAGTTTGTTTTTGGACATCACCACCGTATTCAAAATTTGCAAACATTTTACtttagttataaaaattaagctaagattttctttgtttaattattaaCCACAATCatttatcaaacaattaaaTTCAGTTATAACCTACACGGCACACACTCAAATGTCTTTTTATAAGCTaagtagagttttttttttgtccaagaGGAACTAGATTTGTTCAGTTCGATTAAAAACCCATTTGATCCAAAATATtctaatttgaaaaccaaatcaCAACTTCGTATGGTTTTAAAAGATTATCCAAGAAGCTGAatccaaatttgaaaaaaaaaaaaaaagaagatcaaaaaccaaaatttttattttaaaaaaaaattaaagatatatcTAACTGAAATCCGAACTAGAATTAAAACTGTAATCATGATCAAACCATCCACTGTATATTATGGCTTTAGCTTGGATATTACtaacatacacatacacatatatTAAAACTGTAATCATGATCAAACCATCCACTGCTCGATTTTGACATTATTACtaacatacacatatataacacTCAAATATTTAGGTTTTTCTACTATGTATTTTTCCCCCTTGAACTtactaaactttaaaaattttaaagcacaccttttcttcttaataagGCCAAAAATTCATTGTCTTATAAGCCAAATGGTCTTATCCAAGAAAACATTTATACATAGACTGATAGACAATACGACCAAAACTGTTGTATAATCAAAATAGGTGAACTTGTCGACTTGCCATAGTGTTTCCAGTAGAAAGCAAATGTTAATTTGCCACTTGTGAACATTAAGTCTTATTCTTTAGAATAAGTAGATCCACACATGGGCATGCATGCGAATTGACGTAGAGGTTTAAGATCTTAATTCGaactatttttggaatttgggTTTGTCGTTAAGAATGAATATGCACTAACTAAGTAGGCAAGTGTATCTAGTAGGGTTCAATCTATATGACTTTGATCAATAACCACAAACTTTAGTGATGGAAGAATTTTCATATGAATCCAAATTCAGTTTTCGAGTTTTTATGAATCGTCATTGTAAAATGTTTTACAATGTGTATTAGGGAATTAACAAAAAACTATATTCAATCAAGTTCTTTAATAGTTGTGATCGAGtaccacaacaacaaccaaaagtTAGAAGAGcataataaaaaagaagaaaatataacaatacAAGAAATACTAATGATGTACTTCTTATTGGTTTAAGTAAGTACTATCTAAAGTTACAATTTTTTACACttaccaacaaaacaaacaagacaaagaaagatctcctttatttaaaaagaaattgaaaaaaaaaaacagagataaaaaaacagagcaaattaaACCTTTCtataaaaaccaaaccttttctCTCATCAACATTTTTCTCCTTAGATCTTAGAAAATGCAAAGTTCAAGCTTTTTCATCACCAAAccgtttctctcttctccctcttTTGTGAAGATGCAAGCCTCAACCTTTCTCCCTAAGCCTTGCATCTCTTCTCCCTCTTTTATGAAGATGCAAGCTTCACACTTTGTTGCCAAAacaactttctcttcttccttcatcaCTAAAcctttgatctcttcttccttcatcaCTAAACCCTTGTtcccttcttcctctcttcttccactCAAATCTTCCTTTTCACCTTTCCTCCCAATCAAATGTAGCAGAAACGACTGGTTAAAGACGAGAGAAAAGGCACAGCTTCGTACTTTGCAAAAGCAAATCCACAGAGAGGTCTTGAAGAACAACATGGACAAAGCCATACTCATTTATGATAACTGGAAGGCCAAAAGGGTTCCTCTTTATGAAGATGGGAAAACATCACGAGAGATTGTGGGCATGAGTAACGGAGCCTTTGTGACATATGTGTGGGGGAAGTTCTTTGGCAAGCCATCAGAGAGGCAGAAAAAGTTCTTTCACGTAAATGTTcgtatattttacaaaatctaaaaagatGAACTAAATGATACAATGATTAACACTTTAATTAACAATACCTgtctatgaacaaaaaaatcaaaacatttgCATTTCGTCATGGCTGTAtaaagcttttatttttattttttaatttctatttataaTTCTCacataaattactaaaaaaaactgaaccaaaagTCCACATATGAGCTCTCTTTTTAATTAGTTCTTATACTACTATATTTGATCAATAATAAGAAATTATTGACCCAAAAAATATGAGAACAACAAATAAGCATTTCTGATCTACATTTTGGAAAATGTCAAATAATGCcataacattaaaataaaatatataaaaataatattaatccCAGTATGAGATTAGATATTACAgtataagattatatattttacattatttggTAGACTCTTTGTCaatttattatgttatttattctATCAATTACTTTGAAATACAAATTATGATGACAAGTTTCATTGTTATAgtacaaataacaaaatgacaAATTTGAAGTATAtcataatgatatataaatccatatcaaa from Camelina sativa cultivar DH55 chromosome 2, Cs, whole genome shotgun sequence includes the following:
- the LOC104732393 gene encoding LOW QUALITY PROTEIN: altered inheritance of mitochondria protein 32-like (The sequence of the model RefSeq protein was modified relative to this genomic sequence to represent the inferred CDS: deleted 2 bases in 2 codons), whose protein sequence is MGSGRYLEDPLTFTRNPPYSSSPITESSFLEESISRSGSYESESLRGGDAESISDADFGLERLSGTVQFYERHVFLCYKKPSVWPVRIEASEFDRLPRLLSSAVSARKSSMTKETLLTICEGHDGTETSNEDVLIFPDMIRYRRLTHFDVDTFVEEVLVKGVESLPGNPESLSGSYVFICCHGSRDRRCGVCGPSLVSRFREEIELCGLGDEVSISPCSHIGGHRYTGDVIIYGLNINQNVTGHWYGCVILEDVPLLLEQHINNGVIVDRLWRGEMGLLEEDQKKTQEQRLQLNSVEISNREVTQESDNDCICFQQNGNSNCLGENHTEKNTSERVTSVKNASFRISSSENVSSCGFKVCAAMSMWLENWEKEDTYAALAVACAAASVAIAYNCYKQLK
- the LOC104732399 gene encoding uncharacterized protein LOC104732399, whose product is MSLLVNQPSSLCFRRPVLVRSSPLPSNNGFSSSLLHTPPCFIFSVDPCGARPRKEGKLVIMNFNGRDCTTLDKKVPVELFYDEIVTIGSSHGWIATLKDDGILRLQDDLNPVASDSDPKRIPLPPMVTLPHCQTQIVTNVSMSSSSPEDEDCVVAVKFLGPQLSFCRPAQLNSKWINVRIGHQCFFSSRVMYSKKDDMFRIPGSGGHLIGSWDLRTDKLPNPKLQSLRFQKLPKLTKTKGKLLDSCCKSELLVESPAGETFLLKWYKKSCGKIINGNAKMKTKALMVFKLDEEGNAVYTKDIGDLCIFLSKSEPFCVSASSFPGMCPNKVTLYDGDEIGDVHLSDSTIVTDVIPTCRNNYLIPPQELD